In Candidatus Competibacteraceae bacterium, the following are encoded in one genomic region:
- a CDS encoding PilZ domain-containing protein gives MATPAADPAAPGLVFTGRLPLAWRELPDLPDTIAIREQERANLSNLHTLFALDIHAGDSGDDPTALANATELKRLDFKVGLLLELVGQLYARQQDIPAEHTLTLAVTGLSWHAEAAPPAGSLLRIELYCSLSYPRPLVFHARVSATTPYPGGWHVQTRFQDPSEPLQEALERYIFLQHRRAVAHSRRSGMR, from the coding sequence ATGGCCACCCCTGCCGCCGATCCAGCCGCTCCCGGCCTGGTCTTCACCGGCCGGCTACCGCTGGCGTGGCGCGAGCTGCCGGATTTGCCGGACACCATTGCAATTCGGGAACAGGAACGGGCCAATCTCAGCAACCTGCATACCTTGTTCGCGCTGGATATCCACGCCGGCGATTCCGGGGATGACCCCACCGCGCTGGCCAACGCCACCGAACTCAAACGGTTGGATTTCAAGGTCGGTTTGCTGCTTGAGCTGGTCGGACAGTTGTACGCGCGCCAGCAGGACATTCCCGCCGAGCATACCCTGACCCTGGCCGTGACCGGATTGAGCTGGCACGCCGAGGCCGCGCCGCCGGCCGGCAGCCTGTTGCGGATCGAACTGTATTGCAGCCTCAGCTACCCCCGCCCGCTGGTCTTCCACGCTCGGGTCAGCGCCACGACGCCCTATCCGGGGGGCTGGCACGTCCAAACCCGGTTTCAAGATCCCAGCGAGCCCCTTCAGGAAGCCCTGGAACGCTATATTTTCCTCCAACACCGCCGCGCCGTAGCCCACAGCCGGCGCAGTGGCATGCGTTAA
- a CDS encoding flagellar protein FliT, whose protein sequence is MTLSADDWTQRIKLLRLMSVEMLELAEAGGWDEVTEWEANRRTLLEELFQQAPPADLTPALEEAARAALSCDARLLELACEERDRLGDYLKSFGQGRRVRHAYQTF, encoded by the coding sequence GTGACCCTCAGCGCCGACGACTGGACGCAGCGGATCAAGCTGCTGCGCTTGATGAGCGTCGAGATGCTCGAACTGGCCGAGGCCGGCGGTTGGGACGAAGTGACCGAATGGGAAGCCAATCGGCGGACCTTGCTGGAGGAATTATTCCAGCAAGCGCCGCCCGCCGATCTCACGCCCGCGCTTGAGGAAGCCGCCCGCGCCGCGCTGTCCTGCGACGCCAGATTACTGGAACTGGCGTGCGAAGAACGGGACAGATTGGGCGACTATCTCAAGTCGTTCGGTCAGGGCCGCCGCGTTCGCCACGCTTATCAGACTTTCTGA
- a CDS encoding flagellin has protein sequence MALGINTNISSMNAQRSLVGSQDKLNTAMQRLTTGMRINSAKDDSAGLAIADRMTAQIKGLNQATRNASDGISLAQTAEGALQESTNILQRMRELAVQSANDTNTGTDRTSLQKEVGQLQQELNRIANTTSFNGKKLLDGTFSAQKFQVGANADQTISVSMGNAQASKIGAQQMTTAVAAFGVTASGSANAVTSGSLVVNGSVGSKTVNVTAGMEARDVAAKVNEVTAETGVTARAKTDAYLEVTATGAVSFDLSGQNSTGVTISTSVSNTSDLTDLAAAINDVSGKTGVTARLAEGDKSKIILENSDGYDISLAGKASSTAGITVSDALTNGNKGSSTQTIAAAATGGVTVGGKVTYESGKSFSIVASGGTNAVTAGASTLSDVGSIDISTQKGSNSAMSVLDKAMAFVDDLRADLGAVQNRFTSTISNLQNVSDNLSGARSRIQDADFASETANMSKSQILQQAGIAMLSQANQSQQNVMSLLR, from the coding sequence ATGGCACTCGGAATCAACACCAACATTTCTTCCATGAACGCTCAGCGCAGCTTGGTCGGTAGTCAGGATAAGCTGAATACCGCCATGCAGCGCCTGACCACCGGCATGCGCATCAATTCCGCCAAAGACGACTCGGCGGGCTTGGCGATCGCCGACCGCATGACCGCCCAGATCAAGGGCTTGAATCAAGCCACCCGCAATGCCAGCGACGGTATCTCCCTGGCGCAGACGGCGGAAGGGGCTTTGCAGGAATCCACCAATATCTTGCAGCGCATGCGTGAGCTAGCGGTGCAGTCGGCCAACGATACCAACACCGGTACCGACCGGACTTCGCTGCAAAAAGAAGTCGGACAGCTACAGCAGGAATTGAACCGCATCGCCAACACCACGTCCTTCAACGGCAAAAAACTGCTGGACGGCACATTTAGCGCTCAGAAATTCCAGGTGGGCGCCAATGCGGATCAGACGATTTCCGTCAGCATGGGCAATGCGCAGGCGTCGAAGATCGGTGCGCAGCAAATGACCACAGCTGTTGCGGCTTTCGGTGTGACGGCCAGCGGCAGCGCCAACGCGGTCACTTCCGGGAGTTTGGTGGTCAATGGGTCCGTGGGCAGCAAAACCGTCAATGTCACCGCCGGCATGGAGGCACGCGATGTGGCCGCTAAAGTTAACGAAGTCACTGCGGAAACAGGTGTTACGGCCCGAGCCAAGACGGATGCCTATCTTGAAGTAACGGCCACAGGTGCGGTCAGCTTCGATTTGTCGGGCCAGAATTCTACGGGCGTCACGATTTCCACCAGCGTGAGCAATACGAGTGATCTGACGGATTTGGCGGCTGCCATCAATGATGTGTCCGGTAAAACCGGAGTGACCGCCAGGCTGGCCGAAGGTGATAAGAGCAAAATAATTCTAGAAAACTCAGATGGGTATGATATTTCATTGGCTGGTAAAGCAAGCTCGACCGCCGGTATTACGGTATCTGATGCTCTAACTAATGGTAATAAAGGATCGAGTACGCAAACCATAGCTGCCGCTGCTACTGGTGGCGTTACAGTAGGTGGAAAAGTGACTTACGAATCGGGCAAGAGCTTCTCGATCGTGGCAAGCGGTGGCACCAATGCGGTTACCGCCGGTGCTTCAACTCTGAGCGACGTGGGTAGCATCGATATTTCCACGCAGAAAGGCTCCAACAGCGCCATGAGCGTGCTCGACAAAGCCATGGCCTTCGTTGACGATCTACGCGCTGATCTCGGTGCGGTCCAGAATCGCTTCACCTCTACGATCAGTAACTTGCAGAATGTATCGGATAATCTGAGCGGCGCGCGTTCGCGAATTCAGGACGCCGACTTCGCGTCGGAAACGGCGAACATGAGCAAGTCGCAGATCCTGCAACAGGCCGGTATCGCGATGCTGTCGCAGGCCAACCAGAGCCAGCAGAACGTGATGTCGCTGCTCCGGTAA
- a CDS encoding flagellar protein FlaG: MSEIGSISSLAGANPALARTAPGARSTPPEPATVQSAVAQPLTTPQTAVTQSSSADNAEWKRQPDLNGQQKNSQAGASGRQQLTDSVDQLNQKLRDYNTNLQFEIDDKYQEMVVRIVDRETKEVVRQIPSEEALALAKFFEDMEAEQGQGPPGKSPAHGKESGRLKVEGWLLRATA; encoded by the coding sequence ATGAGCGAAATCGGTAGTATCAGCAGCCTTGCCGGCGCCAACCCCGCGCTGGCCAGGACCGCTCCCGGCGCGCGTTCCACGCCGCCCGAACCGGCCACGGTCCAGAGCGCGGTGGCCCAGCCCCTCACCACACCGCAAACCGCCGTCACCCAATCGTCCAGCGCCGACAATGCCGAATGGAAACGGCAGCCCGATCTCAACGGCCAGCAGAAAAATTCGCAAGCGGGCGCGTCGGGTCGCCAGCAACTGACGGATTCCGTGGATCAGCTCAACCAGAAACTGCGCGATTACAACACCAACCTGCAATTTGAGATCGATGACAAATACCAGGAAATGGTGGTGCGGATCGTGGATCGGGAAACCAAGGAAGTCGTGCGGCAAATTCCCTCGGAAGAAGCCTTGGCGCTCGCTAAATTCTTCGAGGACATGGAAGCCGAACAGGGGCAGGGACCTCCGGGTAAAAGTCCAGCGCACGGCAAGGAAAGCGGGCGATTGAAAGTGGAAGGTTGGTTGCTCCGCGCCACGGCATGA
- a CDS encoding tetratricopeptide repeat protein yields MQLLQSLMRGDQQLTVRIDEHLLTLTQATALAEQRAKAGQGRQAEHIFNQLLAQATEWHREKRLDDAEAVYRQVFEAEPSYIDALHLLGVIYSQRGDHQTAERLIRQALRENPTADTYHNNLGKALQALGRFEEAAASYQRTLELNHSHVLACNNLGKVFSELKRWPEAVASFRRAVALRPDYAEARGNLEEALRQQEFFNKP; encoded by the coding sequence ATGCAGCTACTGCAAAGCTTGATGCGTGGCGATCAGCAGCTCACGGTGCGAATTGACGAACATCTCCTGACGTTGACACAAGCGACAGCGCTGGCCGAGCAGCGCGCGAAAGCGGGACAAGGGCGGCAAGCCGAGCACATTTTCAACCAACTTTTAGCTCAAGCAACCGAATGGCACCGCGAAAAGCGCCTGGACGATGCTGAAGCCGTGTACCGCCAAGTGTTCGAGGCCGAACCAAGTTATATCGATGCCTTGCATCTGCTGGGCGTGATTTATTCGCAGCGCGGCGATCATCAAACCGCCGAGCGGCTGATCCGCCAAGCCCTACGAGAAAATCCAACGGCGGATACTTATCACAATAACTTGGGCAAGGCGCTGCAAGCGCTGGGACGCTTCGAGGAGGCCGCGGCCAGCTACCAGCGCACCTTAGAGCTGAATCACAGTCACGTCTTGGCGTGCAACAATCTCGGCAAGGTGTTTTCAGAATTGAAGCGCTGGCCGGAAGCCGTCGCGAGTTTTCGCCGGGCGGTGGCGTTACGGCCAGACTATGCCGAGGCGCGCGGGAATCTGGAGGAAGCCTTACGACAACAAGAATTTTTCAATAAACCCTAA
- a CDS encoding PbsX family transcriptional regulator produces MPLRVIKKWGSSPAVRIPAAVMEAASLNLEQEVQVRAENGCVIIEPLAPVVALDGRLTGIAPENRPEEVRTGRCPRSGLG; encoded by the coding sequence ATGCCACTGCGAGTCATTAAAAAATGGGGTAGCAGCCCGGCCGTGCGCATTCCGGCGGCTGTCATGGAAGCCGCCAGCCTCAATCTCGAACAGGAGGTTCAGGTGCGGGCGGAAAACGGCTGCGTCATCATCGAACCTCTGGCGCCCGTGGTCGCCCTTGATGGGCGCCTGACGGGGATCGCGCCAGAAAATCGACCCGAGGAAGTCCGGACAGGGCGTTGTCCTCGGTCGGGTCTCGGCTGA
- the fliD gene encoding flagellar filament capping protein FliD, with protein MATITASGMGSGMDINGLVTQLMAAERQPATQRLDRKEAALQTKISAIGNFKSALSTFRSALSGLKDANTFQATAKAAVANDKLFTASASTGAPAGSYSVKVDQLAQAQRLATSADQRFKSLTDEVGTGTLTFQFGSYGGTEASPTFTANPEQSVKTINITAANNTLSGLAKAINDAKIGVQASIVNDGGGYRLVLGSTNTGAANSLKITAADGDGNNADVAGLSLLAYDPTQSVGSGKNMIQTLAGQDARAVIDGLAVTSASNTLKEAIPGVTVDLKSTDSAATTLAVSQDNSAISGGVQSFVKAFNELANTVKALTSYNAETKQAGALQGDFSVRSIFGQLRGELGKMVSGASPQLDSLADLGITTERDGTLKLDSGKLQKAVAVDPQGVAGLFARAGRTTDPLVKYASATNDSKTGDYAVAVSQLATQGSYAGSAVTLTAGSLTLDSSNNTFALKVNGAQSGTISLSQGTFTPAQLAADLQSQINGDSALKAAGASVSVSFSGDKFTLTSASYGASSSIQFTAANAALGFSTGAAGSTPGKDVQGTIGGSEATGSGRKLTGAGGGATGIAVEVLGGSAGERGKVSLSDGLAQRLDNLLNDVLSGDGPLNGRTESLNKQVDRLGDEREKLDTRMTSLESRYRAQFMAMDKLVSQLTATGNYLTQQLSASSSSK; from the coding sequence ATGGCGACCATCACGGCATCCGGCATGGGTTCCGGCATGGACATCAACGGTTTGGTCACGCAGTTGATGGCGGCCGAGCGACAACCGGCCACCCAGCGGCTGGACCGCAAGGAGGCCGCGCTACAAACGAAAATTTCCGCCATCGGCAATTTCAAAAGCGCGCTGTCGACCTTTCGCTCCGCGCTGTCCGGCCTGAAAGATGCCAACACTTTTCAAGCGACCGCCAAGGCCGCGGTCGCCAACGATAAGCTGTTTACCGCCAGCGCCAGCACCGGCGCTCCGGCGGGTTCCTACAGCGTCAAGGTAGACCAACTGGCGCAGGCGCAACGGCTGGCCACGTCCGCCGATCAGCGCTTCAAAAGCCTGACGGATGAAGTCGGCACCGGCACGCTCACCTTTCAATTCGGCAGCTACGGCGGCACCGAGGCCAGCCCCACCTTCACCGCCAACCCGGAACAATCGGTCAAGACCATCAACATCACCGCCGCCAACAACACCCTAAGCGGGCTGGCGAAAGCCATCAACGACGCCAAGATCGGCGTCCAGGCCAGCATCGTCAACGACGGCGGCGGCTACCGGTTGGTGCTGGGTTCCACCAACACCGGCGCGGCCAACAGCCTAAAGATCACGGCGGCCGACGGCGATGGCAACAACGCCGACGTGGCCGGGCTATCGCTGTTGGCGTATGACCCGACTCAGAGTGTGGGGTCCGGCAAAAACATGATTCAAACGCTGGCCGGTCAGGATGCCCGCGCCGTCATCGACGGACTGGCCGTCACCAGCGCCAGCAACACGCTGAAAGAAGCCATCCCCGGCGTCACGGTCGATCTCAAATCCACCGACAGCGCGGCGACCACTTTAGCGGTCTCGCAAGACAACAGCGCGATCAGCGGCGGCGTGCAATCCTTCGTCAAGGCGTTCAACGAACTTGCCAATACGGTCAAAGCGCTGACCAGCTACAACGCCGAAACCAAGCAAGCCGGCGCGCTGCAAGGCGATTTCAGCGTGCGTTCCATCTTCGGCCAACTGCGCGGCGAGCTCGGTAAAATGGTGAGCGGGGCCTCGCCGCAACTGGATTCGCTGGCTGATTTGGGCATCACCACCGAGCGCGACGGCACCCTCAAACTCGACAGCGGCAAGCTGCAAAAAGCCGTCGCGGTCGACCCGCAAGGCGTCGCCGGCCTGTTCGCCCGCGCCGGTCGCACCACCGATCCGCTGGTCAAGTACGCCAGCGCCACCAACGACAGCAAAACGGGCGACTACGCCGTGGCGGTCAGCCAGCTGGCGACGCAGGGTAGTTATGCCGGTTCCGCCGTCACCTTAACCGCCGGCTCCTTAACGCTTGACAGCAGTAACAACACCTTCGCCCTCAAAGTCAACGGCGCGCAGTCCGGCACGATTAGCCTGTCGCAGGGAACCTTCACCCCAGCCCAACTGGCCGCTGACCTGCAAAGCCAGATCAATGGCGATTCCGCCTTAAAAGCAGCCGGTGCGTCGGTCAGCGTCAGTTTCAGCGGCGATAAATTTACCTTGACCTCGGCCAGCTACGGCGCGAGTTCCAGCATTCAATTCACTGCGGCAAACGCGGCTCTAGGCTTCAGTACCGGCGCTGCCGGCAGCACCCCAGGCAAGGATGTTCAAGGCACCATCGGCGGAAGTGAAGCAACCGGTTCCGGCCGCAAGCTCACCGGAGCCGGCGGCGGCGCAACAGGGATCGCGGTCGAAGTGTTGGGCGGAAGCGCCGGCGAACGCGGTAAGGTTTCGCTGTCCGACGGGCTCGCGCAGCGGCTGGACAATCTGCTGAACGACGTGCTCAGCGGCGATGGCCCGCTCAACGGTCGCACCGAAAGCCTCAACAAGCAAGTGGATCGGCTCGGCGACGAGCGGGAAAAGCTCGACACGCGGATGACCTCTCTGGAAAGCCGCTATCGTGCCCAGTTCATGGCGATGGATAAACTGGTGAGCCAACTGACCGCCACCGGCAATTATTTGACCCAGCAATTGAGCGCGTCTTCCAGCTCGAAGTAG